CAAGATCAATGGttacagaagaagaaaaaaaagaataataattataataacaataataataataataataataaacagaaCGACTATATGACGGTGTTCCACCCATGGGAAGAAGTCGACGTCCATGCAACCTTGTCTGCCCAATGGGACTCCAGAACTCTGCAGAAAGAATGAATTATGACATCAgcttaataaaatataatttacacaCCCCTGACTGAAGGGGatggatttttttcaattttcctaGTGTAAGTAtctatttgaaatgaatttaaatttcCAGATGTCAACTTAAATATATTATGGCAGCttcttaaaaaaatataaagccAATTCACGGTAAGGAAAGCCCATGAGAAATCGGCAGAGGGGCTTTCCTTACTGTTTTATAGTGTTTGGACATAGGGTAAGAATAAACTGTAAAGTATATAGTGCTATTTAGCAGAAGTATCAAATTATAGTCTGTCTGTTTGACAGAGACTAGAAAAGGCAAACTATATATCAGGCTACGGTTAATGAGCAGTATAATGTGAGGATTAAAACATATGATTTTGTCTTCTTCTGACTCATATCTGTCACATAAAGATTATTCCCTTTCTGACTTTACTGATCATCAAGACTACCGTAAAAGAGTGACAAGCCAGTATAAATAATTTCAGTAATATGTCGGTAACAGtggtaaaatttcatttcatttcatacaGGGATAATGATTTGATACTTACAAATGGCATCTTTTCACTGGTTGTGCGAACATCCTTTTGAGTATGTCGCACATCTGAAAAAATAGGATTATTTTAAACAAGGTTCAAAGTCTGTATACTGATATGTATACAACACAGATGTCAAATCGAGATCTTTCAAACTTGTTCATTAAATTGTATAGAAATTAATGGTCCTGAAGCACCGACCAAACATAAATTTCACTATAaaccaaacgggattcgaacccccacacactcacggcaacatcccctagctgctaggcctcacacaaaaccagtcggccactgcttccagcccaaaagagttggtcactgTAACCGACTTACACGgtatgcgtggagcagacgacacacagacacagtacacacacatatagtaatcggaaaagcacgaagctttttactgagctatcagacagactcgggacaagtaaatatccaccggcagtactgtccactcaggttaaagaaatataaattttactataacccaaatggGATTCGAAGCCCCACACACtaacggcaacatcgcctagatgctaggcctcacacaaaaccagccGGCCACTGCTTCCAGCCCAAaaagttggtcacagtaaccgacttagatgtttcaattctgtgcgcTCCCGAGCAACACGGTATgtgtggagcagacgacacacaaacacagtacacacacagtacacacatatatagtaatcggaactggcgaaatgaaagcaaaatgtaaatgcaaacttGAACCCAACAATCAATCAGAAGTAAAAGTTTATGGTCAAGAAAGAAGGACGTGGTGTATAATCGTATTTGTGACATTGTCTAAAATTACAAACACAAAGACCGGCAGTCAATTTTGAGGACGTTGCCGAGTTTACCTCATGCGTTATATGAATCGCTACAAGAACGATCAAAGTCAAGTGAGCAATAGTCTCGAATATCCACATTCTAGTTTCCACATACACATAGCATGTAAACACCAAAGTGTGTACCAATTATAAGTAACCAAGAATGAAGAATCTATACTTTCTAAATTTGAGATGCTTTTCAAACAAGTGTAGcgtttttgtatatttgaagttTCTTTCCTTCACGACACTTACCTCCTTCTCTTAAGTAAGTCTGAAAAAGTTGGACACACTCATCAGCAGGTGGTCTGGCATCAGCATCTACGCATATCAATGAAGCAACTCTAGAATGGAGCTTGTTCGGCAAATGTCCCAGAGAATATTGCCCCTTCTTTATGTTTGTCATGAGACCAGGTGGGTCTCTGTCGAATGGATACATTGTCTGATAAGGATGATGGCCATCAGTTAAAACGTAATGCACCAAGAATCCTGCCACCTGAATATAAGAAAATATTAAGCTAAGAATAGTTTTCTGTTCAGTTCAGGTTGCTACAGCAATAGTAGCAACAATAAGttaaattaaaaactatctactgttgattgaccaatcagagtgctcaattcagggtgttttatttactcgtaaagccttggtcaccaaattccagaaacgaatgacagcgccgtagtaaagtactgtccaataaaagtgaacatgtcatattctgtagacatctggtacgttttttccctaatattcaaatttggtaacacagcggaaaccagctgcaacacaaaatctgctgtggtacaaacataaactaatgtgccctagggcatttataggatgttccattacattggaaggctatttcacaaataaaagttttaattcatatcataaacatgttacattgacaaaggggacggttgacgtaaacacattgaaaacaaaacatatcagttaggggcggtagtttttaagtcggttaaatccctcgtactcgggctcttctggtacaTAAAATCCAACCCTACgttaaaatgtctcggcctgcggcctcgacattttatcgttgggttggactttatataccagaagagccctcgtactcgggctttatcctatacttatcATTCTTGTTATCAAGGGATTTCTGATGGTTACACATTACTTGGTCTTTTATTTACTTGagtagatatagatatatagaacTGGTGACATTAACGATAAAACTGTCCACCAAATTTAACTTTTATCCAGAAGAAAAGGATGatttgtcaatcattgtcttgtCCACTTCATCTTTTCTAAAGTTCATATcatattacaaatataaaagtttcatattgtaatatgccCTCAAAACATTAAAGCCCCGATAGctgtgaatgtgtaataaatAAAGCGAACTCAAAATATCGTCAGTTTTTCAAGTTTTCTTTGATTAatacccattaaagactgaaaaagtgtaaacactgtcataagtgtcgaatgtggcatgtaaattcatacgttttgatatcattttagattttccgccattttccaaaaaaatcatatgacaaagaaaacaagtcattgctgatgacacagtccctgctGGATTATGGTGTTTGAATTACTGTGACTAAATAACATGCTTGGTAGCTTCATTACAGGGGAGAGAGTGAATTTGTCAATGTTGGGAATCACATGATTGTAGTctgggaagggggggggggtcatgtttgTGTACTTGGGACAGTAAAGTTTTGGCTGTTGGTGTTTTCCAATAGTTTCGTTTATTTAATAAATGTGTACAAACAATGAACAAAATCGGCCCAGGGATaattgagttatggttcaataACATGACAAAATCACAACAAATGGCCTCCCTGCGGCCAGAAGGAATCGTGAAATAAATTGATGCacatatgtatgccacagtaaTTTATCCGTGCACACTGTAAGTTTGACAAAATCAGCTTAGGGGTGATAGAAACGGCTGCTGACAGACGGACGGAGAGACGGGACCAAATCTATCagtccccgccggactgcgTCCACGGGGACTAATAAAGattacacagtaagtgaggctacccacaattccccttgatttgttcactcagacattttttgctaaaggctttttcaattttatcagtttcttaacaatttttaacttacaattcaagttcaggattatttgatAAGACTATGTtcgaaaattattgattatgtttaaaattcaagagaaaATTGAGTGAGAAgttgatgtttggaggtgctaaaaattgcacacttgtcaagataaagttatcagcaactaagatggtctcatcataccacctgtcagacatgcaaatttcctttgttacgaacagtaaaaaaaatcaataccctttctttcgccaacacagatgcaacttattcccttagtttccttgaaaatattgtgtatggctgtcaaaaatttatgtcgacaaaattacaaaattgctatctcctccgcggaaaaaggttgatcttctcattattcacagtgagaaatcagaaaattatggcgatcagaactatgttgccagaattttgaaatatggaccgagttgttctgtgtacagaagaaatttgcttcagttcagtgagtgatctccgtgtgtacagatcatggaggattgtgggtagcctcacttactgtggatTAGAACTACAAAATGTTAGCTATCGTGTGTTGTACCTTCAAGTAAATGACAGTGTTCTTTCCAGAAATTGTTAACAAGAGGGCGAATATATGGTGCCAAACACTACAAGCGACCgcgcaagcggtcactgggggaggtcaggaggagggtatccccctgctgctgttggaacCCTCctcctgctgctgttggagcttttgaaaaatagagaataAATTgcgttatttggtggcacttggggagtatttttttcatttttttccatatgagaaaactcaaagaaaaaaaatctgagacagtatatcaaaacttttattccagttcactgatttcaatgaagattgcATTTTTGGAAACGAAAAAAATAGCAACAGACATATTTATCGATGTCCAAATATATCATCATAAGTATAACACTCACATGTTCTCAGCCTGATACACATCTTTGCCGAGCCAAAAAATAGGTTGTTTAGCTTtaggaaggaatacacaagcgaaattcGAACCTTCTGGAAAAccttcagtgtactctgctgtccttgttACCCTCCAGCTCTttggcatgtttactcagctaaagTCGGTTAgctaatgcacggtccctctCGAGAGACCGTTGCTAATGTTAAGGCCTGTGGCATGCAATATGGCTACCATCAAttagttgcacatgggcttatgatctcagATGagatcacaaactcgcgagatttgcaagatcgacgAGAAGTATTTTTGCAGCCTACAATATCGACTCTCATGCTTGCATtctgcttgtaaatcactgtcaactttttttcgtaaattttattattttattattcaaaaaCATATATCTTTTTCATTTGTGGCAAGGGGCGATCGTAATTAACAAGAGGGTGCCACGGCcatgttaccttattcagggagatcACTGAAATGGTTTCAATTTTGCTTCTGCTATGAGCATGATGTGTATGtgaaggaaatactgttttttgtacttttccgagGGGGCGCCATTTAATGAGTGCGGCACAGGTTTATTATTCAGcatgttaaaacgtgtaggcatggtccaaatcagcgagcagtggtACTTCTATACACATCTTTCAGTTAGCACATTAACACAAACTATCTtaggtttgaaaataaattcataaaaataatgcataaaattcgcagctattggacTTTAATGTCTTCTGATTTTTCCGacacaatatacatgtaattcaCAGGGAGCTGATTTCTTACCTGAATATCTGATGACTTTTTATACTCATTCACATCTTCCAAAGATTGTGTTGATGACCAACATAATGTACCCATAGTGGTTTTTCCAATAGGAAACTGCCGTCTCATTCCAAAATCTGATAGGAAGACATTGCCATCGGTATCTACATGAATAAATGACAATTCAAACTGTTTAGAAATACGTGTCCATCTGCAACTGTTGTTCTGGCTGCACTAACAGTTCATCTTCAGTCACTTAGGGTAGACACAGTAAAAACCCCAAAAGAAATTGCTTTTTATATTCTCTTGCATGCACCTCACTTCCGCGTAACTGCATCGTCTCACTTTGATAAGCCACATGTCGCTTGAAAATGGCACATTCCCAATTTCGTTTGACAAGACAATTAGACAAGATACAAGTTTGACAATTGCAGTACACATTGAAAAGACTCGTTGTCAGGAAAGAGGAGGaggaattgaaaatatcaacacaAGAAAAAATTAGTTGTCTTAACCTTTCAAAAGGGATTATACATTTCTCCACTAACTCATTTGACATTGTATCCATACACTTTTATGGTGTGCAATGCTTACCTAGCAGTACATTCTCTGGCTTTATATTTCTGTGCAGTATTCCAGCAGCATGAACTTCTGTCAGCCCTTGCAGGAATTGGATACACAGCTGTAGTCTCTTTTCATCAGTTAGAATTTTCCGCAACGGACAGTCCTTGTCCTCTATTAATTCTGATAGGCTGTACTCACACAATGGGCTTAGTAAGTAAGTAAAGACCTCATCCTGCTCATAGCATATGTTTTTCAGTACATGGGGCATGACGTGTTTTTGTAGGTGGTGGAACACATCAAGTTCTGTTTGAACAAAGTCTGAATTTACTCTTTTGACTGCTACTGGATTGTCATCTTTTAATCCAACGAATATTTGGCTACCATAACTTCCATCAGCAATTTTGTGGAGCCTGTTGTAAATTAGTCCATTGATTTCTTTGTTTCCTTTTCCTTCCCTCAGTCTCATTAATGACTCTGTCCAGCGGCCACTctacatgaaataaaaaaaaatgtgcaagaagtgtgaaagaattttttcatgatttcattttcaaatcaacGTTGGTTTGTGTGAATGTGCtgactgaaggacatgtattgACGTATCACTGCTGCCTGACTTGGACCACGAGTACAGATTTTAACAAGTTGAATAATAATCGGGTGCCACAGTCGTAAAATGGCGTCCCCATAGAAAACTTCAAGAAATGCTGAATTTCCTGCTCATATGCATTGTAATCAtcaaagaaacaagcatgatgccatttacttgaaagCACCCACACACGGTGGTCGACAGTACGTTgtcgtaatctttattttctctgtcacgcgattagtttttgaaaatggcgggaaatctaaaaagATGGTAGAACATTTtgatttacatgccacttttgacaCTTATAATAGTGTTATAAaccttttcagtctttaatgggtcttattgaaagaaaactcttggaaaactaaggattttttgagatcggtttattacacatttgcagctattggggctttaagtaTCTTAGAAGAAAGATACGGTATacctttatgtatgtatatttccgCAAAGATTTTTTACCACAACCTGACAATTTCAACATCAACTACCTATGGAACACTGTAGTACCAGTACATGTACTAagaatgcaacatttttttgcAGAGTTGGCCTTCCTGCCAAGTCAATTGAACTTACAATGCCTGTAGCAAAATAGTCTTTGAAGGTTAGGAGACAAGAAATTGATCTTTTCAAGAtgacaattctctagtggtaagtaagctcagaacccccgtaaattatatatttttggaaagccTAGACAAAGGGGAGCATTTTGAATACTATAGTGTCACCTTTTTtccataactatcacgtgacaggtaatttacataaactatcaaaaattggttttcgcaatgttttgtttcaatgcgaTCGTTTTTCAATCtggctcgaacccacaacgcaagGACCAAATCACCTAGCGGCAGAGACCACAGACCAAAGCGCTCGGCTAAATTCCCAATCTCAAAAAggttggttcaataaccgatcTAAGGATGGTACAATTCTGAATTCTGAGATATGTGACTAAAATTAGtttgagtgcaagctgtcctaaggatcttccaaaatATGCCTCAGAATTTTTTCAACCGTCTTGACCGtctttttatgccagaaaaactgcAAGAGTATTGAATGTAACCGAAgataatttctttaaatttgcGCTCCAAAAATACCTAGGCAAGATATAAAatatctgagacacacttttgaagagcattgtgacagcttgcattcaagcaagtttaagtcagatattttgaagtattgcaacaaaacagggaaaaccgatttttgaaggttatgcaaattatctatcCTATGAcaattatatatacataatggtaacactgtggttaccaaaatgttcccctatatcaaggcttttagaaaatgtataatttacgagAGTTCCGAGATCATAACCCACCAGAGAATTGtcagattaaaaaggtcaatttcttgtcctGAAACCTTAAAGGGGAAAGTTACCCTGAATTTATAGTCAACAAGGAATTTATGGAAAGTGTAATTACAAAAAGTCAGCTATACCCATTTTCACCCAAGCGTATAACTGAGCATTCACCCAATACATTTAGGGAAAACTGGAAATACTTCAGCTGACATATAACATCTGCCACATCAGTCACTaaattattttcacaattttttggcAGGGGGATTTCCTTATTGTTTTCTAGTGTTTGGACATAGGGCAAGAATAACCGTAAAGTAGTGCTATTCAGCAGAAGTATCAAATGATAGGCTGTCTGTTTGACAGACAGTAGAAAAGAACAACTATATATCAGGCTAAGGTTAAAGAGCAGTATAATTTGAGGATTATGACGAATGATTTTGTCTTCTTCTGATACTAGAGATTCATATCTGTCACGTAAAGATTTTCCCTTTCTCACTTTACTGATCATCAAGTGACTAGCCAGTATAATAATAGCAGTAATATGACGGTAACAGTGgtaaaattagcaaaatttcatttcatttcatacaGGGGAAATGATGTGATACTTACAAATGGCATCTTTCCACTGGTTGTGCGAACATCCTCTTGAGTATGTCTCACATCTTCTGAAaagatattattattttatacaaGGTTCAGAGTCTGTATACTGATATGTATACAACACAGATGTCAAATAGAGACCTTTCAAACGTGTACAGATTAATGGTCCTGAAGCACTGGCCTTGTACTGTTGGTGAAATGAAAGCAAAATCTAAATGCAAACTTAAGACCAACAATGAATCAGAAGTGGTAATAAACAAGGACGTGGTGTGTTCCTATTAGTGACATTGTCTTTAAGTACAAACACAAAGACCTGCATTCAAGTTTGAGAACGTTGCCTAGTTTACCTCATGTTGGACGTGAATCGGTACATGAACGCGCAAAGTCAAGTGAGCAATAGTCTCGAATACCCACATTCTAGTTTCCACATATACATAGCATGTAAACACCAAAGTGTGTACCCATTATAAGTAaccatttgatatgcttttcaaacaagtgtaacatttttatgaatttgaaggTTCTTTTCTTCATGACACTTACCTCCTACTCTTAAATAAGTCTGAAAAAGTTGGACACACTCATCAGCAGGTGGTCTGGCATTAGCATCTACGCATATCATTGAAGCAACTCGAGAATGTAAGAGCTTGTTCGGCAAATGTCCCAGAGAATATTGCCCCTTCTTTATGTTTGTCATGAGACCAGGTGGGTCTCTGTCGAATGGATACATTGTCTGATAAGGATGATGGCCATCAGTTAAAATGTAATGCACCAAGAATCCTGCCACCTGAATATAAGAAAATATTAAGCTaagaatatttttctgttcagttCAGGTTGCTACAGCAACAGTAGCAACACTAAGTTACATTATCAGTCTTGTTATCAAGGGATTTCTGATGGTTACACATAACTTGCTCTTTTATTTACTTGGGTTGATACTATTCAAAATAGATTAATAGAACTGGTGACATTAACGAAAAACTGTCCaccaaatttaatgtttttccaaaagaaagaaTGATTTGTCAGTCATTAAGCATGTCTTGTCCACTTCATCTTTTCTAAAGTTCATATcatattacaaatataaaagtttcatattgtaatatgccCTCAAAACATTAAAGCCCCGATAGctgtgaatgtgtaataaatAAAGCGAACTCAAAATATCGTCAGTTTTTCAAGTTTTCTTTGATTAAGACcgattaaagactgaaaaagtgtataacactgtcataagtgtcgatgtggcatgtaaattaaaatgttttgataacatttaagatttcccgccattttcaaaaacaaatcatatgacagagaaaacaaGTCAATGCTGATGCCACA
This genomic window from Ptychodera flava strain L36383 chromosome 10, AS_Pfla_20210202, whole genome shotgun sequence contains:
- the LOC139141587 gene encoding uncharacterized protein, which codes for MPHVLKNICYEQDEVFTYLLSPLCEYSLSELIEDKDCPLRKILTDEKRLQLCIQFLQGLTEVHAAGILHRNIKPENVLLDADGNVFLSDIGISRQLPIGKTTMGTLCWSSTQSLKDVNKYKKSSDIQVAGFLVHYILTDGHHPYQTMYPFDRDPPGLMTNIKKGQYSLGHLPNKLLHSRVASMICVDANARPPADECVQLFQTYLRVGEDVRHTQEDVRTTSGKMPFSGRWTESLMRLREGKGNKEINGLIYNRLHKIADGSYGSQIFVGLKDDNPVAVKRVNSDFVQTELDVFHHLQKHVMPHVLKNICYEQDEVFTYLLSPLCEYSLSELIEDKDCPLRKILTDEKRLQLCIQFLQGLTEVHAAGILHRNIKPENVLLDTDGNVFLSDFGMRRQFPIGKTTMGTLCWSSTQSLEDVNEYKKSSDIQLQQQQEEGSNSSRGIPSS